The genome window TCCAAGTAGACAAGCAATCCAACCCTACCGCAAAATTTATAATCGAGTGGTCAGGCTTTGTGCCAACCCTTACAGTCAAACAATCCAACCACAAGTTTTCATATAATTCAACCCTACCGCAAAATTATGACATAGATACAAGCATATTAAAAGAGAACACTAACGATACAACTTAACTCAAGGTAGCACATGTACTTAAGCTCACAATGTAAGATCGACAAGCACGAGCTAGATCGTACTTCAAAGTAAGTAAAATCACATATTTCTCAGACGTATGTTAACAAATATTAACTTTCTGAAGTAAAGCAGAGCCTTAAATATTCTGATTAATGGTTATGGTAATCAAAGCAGAAACTTAACCAGAGACGATAACAACATGACATATTTAAGCATCGAAAACCAGGGAAGGCATTTACCTAGATTCAGCAGTAGGTATAAAGTTCCAGTATCTCCTATCGTCGATCCCCGTTATTGACATTGCCTTTGAAGAAATCGACATACAAATCAAACATCGGCTTTTCTCCAGGCAAAATTCCTACACGATTCACCCAAAATAAAGAAGTTCCATCTATATAAGAAAAACAGCCACCAAATCAGAAAAATGATAATTGAAATCAGAAAAATGATAATTGAGTTATAAAATTTATCATCAAATCAGGTAACTTTCATTTACTTCTGAAATGAGCACCTTTGCATACGACAAGCGAATAGAAGCCAAATACCCCAAATCCAAAAGATATGGGATGTCGTAATTAGCTTATTTCAACAACAAAAAATCCCCTCTTTTTTTGTTTCCCTTACTCTTTTACTTCGTTGAACTACAAGATGCGGATGAATTAAGTCGAATGATGAAAAGGAGAGAAGATTCTGCACCCATACCATGTATGCCCCATTAAAGGGATTGCGACGACAAAGCAGTGCAAAGATCTGTTTCTTGCTAAGCTTTTGCCCGTCGGAATTATCCTCGCCCAACGCCTTCCCCAACAAATACATATAATTCCCGGGCAACTTCGTCTCCCAGACGACGTCAGAAGACGCCGCAGCCCGGAAGGTGTGACAAATCCGAGCCAGCCGGCAGATTTCCGGCGGGTCAAGCCGTAGCAGGATCCCCGCCACGCAGCTCTCCGGCAGGTCCCCGAGCCCCGTCCGGCCGCTTGCCCTCTCCAGCCCCGCGGCGCTCGAGTTCCCGTTCCCCATGGAAGACGCCAACCCCAGCCGCCAATCCAAATCCCCACCGGAGACGCCCGCTCGAAAAGGAGCGATCTTGATCTTGACGGGGGACTAATTGGGGCGGCACCGGTAGAGGGTGAGGGAtttggaggagaggaggagggcgACGCCGGATCGCTTCGCGGAAGGCGGAAGattcaggaggaggaggagacgaagCCCACCATCCATTCCAATTCGCGCGAGCTCGCCGGCTTCCCCGTTTGGCTTCTGGACGCAGCAGCTCGTTCTTGTGGATGCTTCTGTTGCGACCCTCTCTACGGTCTATTTATTGGAcactgaaaataaataaaataagtcATTTTTCACATAATTACGAAAAAACGTTGCAACATAACGTAACATTCTCGTGAGCTAATAATAATTGCAATGCATTGGAACGTCTCCTCCACATGTCCAAAATATTCATCTAACATATCATGTTGCTGACTAGATCATGCCTAAGATGTCCATCACTATGCTACCTAACGTAAGTGGATTATTTATTAGGATTCATGTTCATTACTAGGTTGGAGACAATAATACCTTATACACTCACTCAATTACACACAATTTATTGTATATAGCTAAGCAAACTAATATTAATCTCTAAAAAATATTGATCAAATGATAACTTTATGTCATTTCAtagacacaaaaaagaaaaacataaatatCATTCGTTTGGGTCCTCGCGGGGCTCACAGCTGACGACCAATGGGATACCTCCCTGTTTGCCCGCTGAGGACAAGAGACAACAATTCCAAAGATTGCCTACTCATGTGAATCAAAAGAAGCAACTTTAGAGTTCAGGGAGACAGCTTACCAAGCGCATCCTGTGCCAAGCGATAAGAATTCCAGGGGGCTTAGCTTGACACTAAGAATGCATTCTTAGTGTCAAGCTAAGCCCCCTGGGATCATTTGGGTAACCTTTCACATCCACATCATTTGTATCGACTAAGAAGCATCATGAACTGCAATGGAATCTGCCTCGTCGAGTGATTGGATGTGGATGAGAAGAGACCGGGCTGCTCGACGAGTAGCCATCAATATGTTTCTTTCCAGGTCAAAGCCCTGATTGATTGAAGCTTCTTCGCGGACGTGTTTCGCAAGCCATGCTTGGTGAGGTTTTGAGCACACAACGGAAGGGTGATTGATGGGGACAGGCGGCAACTTGCAGGTACATGTTGGAGGCTGCATTTGGTGAGCTGGCCTTCCGTTCTTCTTGTGCTTCATGCTGGAGACTTATCCCTCCGAGGCACACGATTTATATCAGCATTATTATTTTCATGCATGTAGATATTGTAGCTATTTTATGGTGTCCATCCATCATccggttctctttcagaagaagctGGAGATGAGGGTTTAACGATGCCGCCGTTTCTATGATGTCATAATGCTCATGGTGACAGTGCcactcgaagaagaagaagccttcTATATTCCTGGTGTTGATGAGCTTAACATCGATTACCATAAAACTTTCTCTCAAGTTGGGTTCTTACGACATAACAAGAAAATATAGAGATGAGATTAAGCCTCTCCTTCTCCCTGATATCATCTCAATACTTTCTCCCCTCGAAAAACAAAAGGCTGTTTGGTTACTCACATGCAATAATCgatcttagagagagagagagagagaaagagaatatatatatatacacacatatattttGCAATCTTGCAGATTGATTGAAAGGTGTTTGTATCAAAAATCCAAagttttggttcttctcggctagtTTGTTGCCACAAAGCAGCAGGTTGGTTGATGCATCACAGACGCATCATGTGGATGGAGCTGGCAACACATTGGAACTTTCTgaggtttctttcctttttcttgggCATCTCTCCCTCATCTTTCCTGCACACGTCCATCTGCAGGCCTCACCAGCTATCATATCATTTGATCTAAAAGAGCACCTCTAGATACCTGGAAAGGGGACGCCCACAAGAACATGTAAGCAAAGAATCCAGACCCCGAGTGCGTGGATCTGAGTCATCAAAGACACAGATCCTGCCTACCCATCTGTTCTTGCGGCCAGTGATGAACAAAGCAACAAAAGAGACGAAAAAAAGGGGCGGAAAACTAAGGCAATTTGGCCGTCTCAACGCTGTGATTGGTTGAGAGAGCAAACACGCCAAGAATCGTATGCATTATTAAGCATACTACTGACCAGTTGACCAAGCCTTGGATCCTGCAACTACAACAGTAGGTGATGAGAAATGGACGGCAGGAAGTTGGCGCTAAAAGCGAAAACTCATCACTAGAAGCTTTCAGGTAAtgtaatgataacatgttttgGATCAATGAACTTCTATTTCACCATCAAAGCATTTGATGAAGAATGTGCTTCATATCTCTCTTCTCGCTAATTCCATGGAAAAACTTCTTGTACAATCAGTTTTTACCTCCTCCAATCACTATATCAAGATGCTAATTTGTTTTGTGGTTTATAACATCTGGACTCCCATTCTTCTGCTTCCTTGTTATTTAGATTTCCTTTTTAcctttcaaattttaaaaaaattataataattaatgaTAAAGAGTATACTATCAATTAATTATTATTCGACATATTATCATCATATAGAGTCCTCGGTGggagaaaaacaaaataaatcaaGACTATCTTTCCTTTATAaccaagtataaaaatatatcttcAACACAACTAAAGAGAGGAAATCTTGTTTTGACCACTCGGATCCATAGTTATACATATCGAGTTTCTAACTTTGGCGCTAGAAGAATTAGGTCGAGAACCTTTTTCTGACCACTTAGAcccatatttatatattttgggTTTCTAATTTAGATATCGGAGAGATCAGATCAACAAAACCTCTCTTAGCCTCAATATTCATGCCGATGACACCTCAGGAGCTTAGTGTTATCATCTCGAAAGCACCTCTAATAACCATATGTATACAGGTCAAGACTATGTCGGATTGACCAAGACGTCAataacttattttttttaaataattaattaataataaaaataataattaactattgAAATAAACTAAATTACAATGGTCTGCTCAAGAATCTTAATCCACCTTTCATAGCTTCGATTAGTCTATGAATGCAATAAGAAAACCTGAAGATCTGAAGATCTGAACTTTTTGGACATGGTGCAGCTGGTCAATCCGATTGGATTATCGATCGTCATCGTAAAATAGAAAATCTTCCGATCAAACACAAATTCGTAGGTTGTTTAGCGTTCACGCGGATCCATCTTCTTGTGCCAAGCCAAGCTAGAGAATTCCATGTCAATTCCAAGTATCTTTTGGTTACATGAAACCAGACTCTTGATTGTCTTCAAGAACTGGCCCATTATCTTCTGTCAAACAGCAATCTGTACTCGACAATTTTGAGATGGAAACACTTATCGTATCACCCAAATCAAAAGTAGAGACATGAAGATCTAATTCCATTAGAATAAGAAGGTGAACGCCAACGAAAAAGCCAATTAGTGTCAATCAGAGACCCCACGGATAAGATGAAACTTGGGTTTGCAAATGGTACAAGCAGCCTGAAACACTTTGACGTGTATGATAACACTAGTAAAAGACACCAAGATCTCACGAAGAAGCTTCTGCTAACACTCTTGTCCTTGGACCTTTAACATCTGTCCAAAGTGGACGGCACTTTTCCGAGAGCTTCATTGTATCCAACTAGCTCTCTACCTCTGGATTTTCTCATGATTGTTTCCGAGGCGGCATCTACACAAAGGAGCTGCAATTCCGAGTAGAAGTCTTTTCCAGTTAGGCTACTTATTACACGCCTGACATTAAGTGCATGCACACATGtctagaatctgcaagagttcagCTTGTACAATAAAGCTATCTAATCATGTAGGGTGGCCATTATCTGCAAATGCCATGATATGTTTGGCCTTACATCACACTTGAATTTGTATTCTCTCTTTAGAAATATGTGGATCGTAGGGAAGAGATTGGTGAAAAGTTCTACGTCTTGTTCTACATCTTTTCTGGACGACGCATAATCGATCTAAATATCAATCAgtaataacagagagatttcttcAACTGCATAACAGATGAGATTTTCTAAACTCATAAGATAATCTCTTTGTTCAGTTAAagaaattttatcttttattatgtataaatagattttatatgatactaattgaaatgtatttttctttattatCTTATTTCTTCACCTACATCATTTAATGAAAAAAAATCAGATCTTGTGCGTAGAGTTGCACTATATTATCAGTAATAGATGCGTAGAAACTGATTATTCTTGTTGCGTGTTAGGAAAGAACAATCAAACGAGATCAATAGTGATAGAATCCTTTCGCTTTGTCAATGATGTCCTCACTTAAGATCGAAATAAATTGAAGAAACACATGCAAAAGCATAAAGGCGAGAAGTAAGGAAATCGCCAGGGTTTGCGTCTTTAACTAGGTTGTGAAGGAAAACGTGATCTATCCTATAGGAAGAGGCACAATCACAGCAGTTGTACTGTTTAATGGACGCATATGCACGTCCGGTCCAGGCACCTATATCGGCAAGAATGAGCATGGGGATCCATTCTAAGAGGGCTCCTCCTCTGCCTGAAGGGAGGAGACGTTGCTTATGTTCAGAACGTGCTTAAGGAATGTAGCAAAACAAAAGCATGAATCTGAAGAACTTCGGGCAACTCAGCTACGCAATTGATCCAGTACAATTTGACAGCATATCATAGCCACAACAGCATCAATGTGGCCCCACCGCCAGCCTATGTAGGACCGTATAAGAGATGTCGTCAGGTACGAAGCTATCCCGAAAGATCCGAAATAGCACAGTCTAGTACAGAGCTGCCCCGGAATGATCAGGATGGCGTCGCTCGAGGACAATCCACACATGTTGACCGGAATGGCACCGTCGAGTACAGAGCCGCACCTGAATGATCGGGACAGTACCACTCGGGGATGATCCACACACGTCGATCGAAACGACATCGTCAAGCATAAAGGCATGGGTCAGCCGCTTAAGGGGTCGATGATCATTAACATATGGGGTATGACCGATTCCCGTGTGCAGGTATAAAAGTTCGTCACTTGGTCAGTGTCAAGGGGACTTCGAACACTCAACTCTTTCTCATATCATCAAAAGCTAACTTAAGCTTCAGATgggtcgagtcgggaaatcccTCTCCTGATCTCAACCTGTGTGCAAGGATTGACGACAAAGAAACAGATGACAAGGCCCGTAGCTCAACCCGACCCGCCACGCACTTCCGCTCCTCTGGTCGTAAAGGTTCACTCAACAGCAATCTAAAAGCAAAATAGTTAAAAGGATTAACAGCTAACCTATTCTAATTAAAAAAGATTTCAGTGACATACATATATGTTCATTTTATACGTTCTGGAAAAACCTGTAGATTAAATGCAAACAGCAACATATCTTATGTCGACTGCTGGGATAGAGAGAGGGGGATTCTGCTTATTACAAACATATTGCTTTAGCATCAGTTTTGATATGGGAATTACAACCTGTACGCCACCTCTGGTCAACACGTGGCTGACATATGAATGACATGTGGTCGACACGTATCATAAGAGTGGCATATGGCAAACACATAGGCAACACGTGGCTGATTGCATGACAAACCAACTACCATCACCTCTGGGATTCAACCCGTCATGAGACCATAACCATAATTAAGCCTAAGATTAGTGTATAGCTACTCCCAATATAAAAAGAGCTCACTAAGTATATTTTCCATAGATTAAAATTCTTTTCATGAGTTCATCTGAACTATTTAAACCTTAAGCTAACTAAAACATCGGAGAGACATTAGTCAGAAATATTCCTAACTTAGTTTTATATAGTCGACATCTTCAAAGGTGGATGGATTTTGCTTTGACTAAGATTGAATTAAGACTTGACACGAAAAGAAACCTCAGTTGATTTCGAAATAACTCTTAGTTTAGACAAATATGTGAGTTCATCTAAAGCAAATAATCTTTTGTGCTCGTGCTAAAGATGACTTATCAAGCTTAATAATTATTTACTTACTAATCATGGGTGCTATTCATGCTACTGTAATATTGCTACAGTGCCAAAAGAAAATAGAGGCACCTTCAGATTCGTCAAACCAACTTTACATAAGGAAAAGGAAATGTCGGCTTGGATTTAGGAGATCGTGCATCCAAGCGAAGGCTGCATCGGCCTTAGTGCAACATTCTCATATGCACATTCTCCGATCCAACAAACACACTTTAGCACTGTAGACTGCAATAGAAGAAATGCTCGCTGATCAACAAAATCTAAATTTTGAATGCCTTCCAGAATTCCATAAGGGAAAAAAGTGATGCAAATGATGATTTTAAGTATGATATGGACAAACACAATAAGAACAAGCAAAGCCACAgcaataaaaagagaaaaaggtTAGCATATTTTACAAGCATAATCAATTGTCATCTTTGCTCGGCCTCGATGAGTATAAgaatctagaaaaaaaaaatttattactaAAGGGCATACTTAGTATATATATGAGGTTCCCGTCAATACGGATACGGAGTCGGTGGAGCGTCAATGTGCATaatcttatttttaaatattaaaaaaaatatcttcatAACTCAAACTCCTGATAAAAAATAATCTTGTCGTTACACCAAGACCTACCCTCAAAGGAGTGACGATTACCCCTAAACTCAATTTCAATAGGATTGTGGATCATGACCGTGTTTACGACATTGACGGACTTGATGAAATCGGCATGATCGATTCCAATTATCATAATTTTGATGAATTGGGTGAGTAACCCCGTCATATCgtataagaaaattaaaaaagcttAGATTCGTACAGACACCCTACAGGCACACGAAGGGTTATCAGGAATGGTAAGCTAGTTGACTCTCATCGAATTTTAGCACTATGAACTACATTAGCATCATCTACAACCACAACGGTAAATAATAACAAAAAGTTTCCATCTATTTAGGAACATTCCTTTTGTGTTGTAAGATGACCGAAAGGCATAGTGATCTTCCGTTGCTTGGACACAGAATTACTCCAATGTTTTTGTTCCGCACGTCAACTCATAAATTTTAGTTACCGATAGAAGAAAGCGTACTCATCAGGAAGTTTGGTTCTCATTTCTTGATAGGAGAAGAAGGAGGGGGAAATGGTTGTTTCCTGACCTGCTGGGGATGGTGACGAGGAGGATGATATTCTTCTCGCAAATGAGATCATCGGTGTCAGACGCTAATTGATAAGTGTATCATTCATAgttatatcatttaatataatataaatattttaatgtttgagtcgcAACAAGATAAACCATCGATCATCCTATTATATGAATTCTTTTTAAAGGAAGTGTACTTTATACACTCACAAAcgagagctaattatatattatttacctTTGCAGTATTTTGAtcgataaatttaaaaaaattatattaaaatcctcataaaatatatacatttatttattttaatatcatcaattttatcgatgtaaatataaaaataataaataaaaaagtaatTTCAACAGTATCACTAGAGGCCGTGGATGAGGAGAGTGATGACGATGATAATAAAGTGAACTacatagtagatgagatttcctcaattaCACGAGAAAATCTCGTTGTTCAGTCGAGAAGAGCGAGGCTTCGCCCCCAGCTTCCAACCAACGACTGACAAGCTACAGCCATATTCCCAAACGAAGCTCACAGTTACTACGTCTTTCTCACCGCGACTGTCTGAAGACTGATCTGTCGCTAGTCGATAGACTTTATATTTAGCTACAGTCGCTCACAGTTAGTACAGAAAAGAATGTGGAGGATGAATGGAGAAAGGCGAATCTTGATGCTTTGCATGATCCCATTACTCTTCTTTCGCCTTTTTTGCCCTGTACTGGTGGCAACACCTCCCAATTTCCTCCCACCTTCCACCGCTGCCAGCACCCTGTCACCGAATCCTATGCTTCGGAATCATCAGCAACCTCTCTCTTCGAATCCGGAATCATTCTATCAGACCCGTTGAAGATCGATCAGCCCTTCTCTTCAACCTCGCGAGGACCAACTCCTCCTCCTTGGAGAGGTGCTCCAACCTGTTCTGGAAGTCGTCGTCGTCCCCAAAGATCCCTCTCCACAGCCGGGCGACGACCCCTCGGCGCCGCTTCTTCCTCAGCGCCGCCGCCACCTCGCTGCATCTGTTGGACAACTTTGCAGGATCATCAACGTCAGCCGGAGCGCCTCTTGGCAAGGCAGCTCACCTGGTGGACAGCACCCTGTTACACCTCCTGGGAACGAGGTGTACTCCGGTTCAACCTGCAAGCAAGGCGAATTGAGGCCGTCGTCATTGCCACTGGCGTGCACACCTTCTTGGCAAGGCAGCTCACCTGGTGGACAGCACCAACCAGGTCGGCCACTTCCTTGCTTGCTGCGCCCTTGGGCTCTTGCCAGTGCGCCTGCCGCTTTTCGTTCCCCGACGGCTTTCTCGGCGTCAACCACCTCGGCCGCGCCATCGGGCGGCTCTCTTTGCGAGTGAGGTCGCCAGAGTCCTCACCTCTGGAGAGGACCTTGTCTGGGTGCAGGACTACCATCTCTTCCCTCCCCGGACctcttccttctcgctgggtgtcGGACTGCTTCGTTAATCTGCTCGGAGCGATCAGATTCCTATCAGTACATCCTGCTCTACCTTCTTCGACTCGACGAGCGGCATCCGGAACCACTTCCACATCACTGCATCCTGCTCATCGTTGCTACACAAAGTGCTGCTCTAAATTACTGTTCCCGCAGGGAACCATAGTACCCACATCTATGGAAGCACGCACTTCACCGCCCAGATTCCCAAGTGCAGCACTCCTGATTTCTTACTGCAGAACTGCTACACAGAAATCTGCAGCTTTACACAATTTACACATAGTTAAACTTCTCACGAAGATCACATTTACGACAATTCACCTCAGGTGACATTAATATGCACCAACACTTTTTTTTCCCTGATCATTGACAGACTTTTAGTTGCTCCCACATATTAGTATATATTTTCtatatgtcctcatcatctacctctgatgctctAAATTACTGTTCCCGCATAGAACTATAGTACCCAcatctacctctgatgctctAACTACTGTTCCCGTAGGGAACCATAGTAccttccccttcaaattatccaaagatggcaactatgcatcctggCGTGCTCAATTCTTTAATATACTATTTcactatgatcttctaggctatgtcgatgacTCTCTTCGTTGTCCATCAGTGATGCTCAACATTCCAAGAGCACTGTCTAGTACCAAATCCGAAccataaactatggttacgccaggatcaTCTCATctttcaagcaattcaagcctcagtCGCTGAatccctcgccccactcatttctCCATATGACACTACTGTCGAagcctggtgcaagttgcaaattcCTTGGCCAATCATTCTCGCACTCACATGCTTAGTCTCTTATCCAgtctcatgaagacaaaacaagaGAGAAGTACTGTTGCTAATTATCTACATAGCATAAATATCATCattgataacttggccttgataggtcattcccttagtgatgaagaagttattaTCCATATCCTCAATGACttaggagacgagtacaagggaTTGATAGTAGCAATACGAGCACGTGATTCACCGGTGTCATTTGAAAAAGTCTACGACAAGCTgactgactttgagatatatctaaaACGCGAGGACAAACTGCCAGGACCATCCATCAtagctcaagtcaatcaaaaatctaCGAGGAGGGGCAATTCGTATAACAAGACTGTCAACAAATGTTTGACCAAGACGCCTTCTGAACCTATGAGCTCCAAATAAATCATCCCTCCTCCACATCATCAACATTCCAATCACAACAACCAAGAtggctacttcaatcatcagcAGTCCTGGTGCCCTTAACATATAAACCAATAATGAGTTGTTTactaactatgtgataaagtcggtcactTTGTAAATGTCTGTTGATCTCGACCCAGACTTCAtgctcaatcacattggcctcaagcaaatctcacgactactccaaACACTAGTGATCATTATTGGATCGTGGACCTTGGCTCATCCCACCACATCACTTTTGATCTCCAATACTTATcaatccacaacaactatagtgAAAATGATGACATCATTATCGGTGACGGTAAagaaattcctattactcatactggtttcGCACTAGTTAATTCACCTAccataacttttacactcgatgatgttttgtgtgcacctcacattaaacgaaatctcattttcgtttctcaattttataaacaaaataatacatccATTGAATTATTTCCTAATTCTTtttttgtcaaggatttgagcacgggggcatccttggtcgaaggccagagtaaggacaatATTTATGAATGATCATCGGTTTCACAAATAAAATAGCCTACTGTTTACTCTTCAgttgcagctccaattgatgtgcgGTATCGTTGTCTCGATCAACCCTCactctctatccaaaataaattactttcttattattctcttcctactcttacgAATAATAGCATTCTCACTTATTGTGATGCttatcttagtaataaaagtcatagactccctttTGGCACTTCCTTCATGTCATGTTCTAAACcaattgaaattatttatattgatgtttggggccctgctcccgtcacttcttttgacaagtttagattttatgttatttttgtagactattttactaagtatacATGGATATACCCTCTTCGTCATAAATtagaagtttcaacaatcttcaccaactttaaaaatctggttgaaaacttctttcagtctacagtTAAAATAGTATACTCTAATagtggtggtgaatatcaagctctcacatcctacctctcaacctGTGGCATCCAACAGCTCCTTACCTAGCTGGTTCTGCTGAATGCAAACATCAACATATCGTAGAAACttgtctcacacttctacatcaagcctccatgccagcaACCTTTTGATCTGTAGCCTTTCAAACTACCGTCTACTTTATTAATCGTCTGCTCACTCCAGTTCtccaataccagtcaccatttgaaaatctattttcCAAATCcctaaaccttcaaaaactcagaatatttggttATTTATATTATCCATGGCTATGTCCCTATGCCCCACATAAGATAACAccaagatctaagccttgcatcTTCATAGAATATTCTTttgaacataatgtctttcgGTGCTACGAACTCAAAGCgtaaaaagtctttatttcacgtcatgttatttttgtggagtttgcctttccatttcaaaaccatgagtctcctacCATGCAGGTCACTTCACCAAATATATATCACTGGAGTATACCATTGATCTCCTCAAACGAACCTCTTACCATACCATTCAGTCCTTCTCTTAAAGATCCATACTCTTCTGTTCTCCCGGTTCAATAGCTCCTTATTTCTTCCATTacttctcatcttccttcttcacaagcctTACCTACTACTGAAGCAATATCCTCAGAAATACAACAACCTTCTTTACCTAGTCCCCCCTGATGTATCTCAGCCTACCCCGACCCATGTCAATGTCTATCTACCACTCATACCAATACCACAACCTATAactcctagacatccaatgacaacatgcgcaaaaagtgatatctttaaaccacgtcaggttctcgACCTACATGCTATCACCAAATCCTCTCTTGAGACCaatgaacctaccacaattactcaagcccaaaaatctctacaCTAGCGTAAAGCTATGTATGAAAAATATGATGCTCTACTCCATAACTCCACATAGACTCTTGTACCTtttcatcatacacaaaatatcatcgggtgtaaataggTCTTCCGAATTAAGCGAAACCTAGACGGGTTCGTTGCTCGATATAAGACAcgtttagtagccaaagggtttcatcaacgacctgacgTTGACTTCGCAGAGACCTTCAGTCTCGTAGTTAAGCCCATAATAATTCAGATTGTTCTAAGCTTGGCCATCTGCAGAGGCTGACACTTATGATAACTGGATGTTAATAATgtctttttacaggggactctaactgaagatgtctttatgcagcaaccccgtGGCTTTGTTCATCACGAGTATCCGGAACA of Musa acuminata AAA Group cultivar baxijiao chromosome BXJ2-3, Cavendish_Baxijiao_AAA, whole genome shotgun sequence contains these proteins:
- the LOC103977988 gene encoding F-box protein PP2-A13 is translated as MGNGNSSAAGLERASGRTGLGDLPESCVAGILLRLDPPEICRLARICHTFRAAASSDVVWETKLPGNYMYLLGKALGEDNSDGQKLSKKQIFALLCRRNPFNGAYMEFCLEKSRCLICMSISSKAMSITGIDDRRYWNFIPTAESRFHMVAYLHQIWWLEVRGEVEFCFPEGIYSLFFRLHLGRAIRRLGRRVCSPEHIHGWDKKPVRFQLSTSDGQLAQSKCYLDEPGSWLHYHVGDFAIRSSSAPIKIKFSMIQIDCTHTKGGLCVDSVSIWPKGFRPAIASYHLF